The Glycine soja cultivar W05 chromosome 6, ASM419377v2, whole genome shotgun sequence genome has a window encoding:
- the LOC114415577 gene encoding dof zinc finger protein DOF2.5-like isoform X1: protein MDTAQWAQGIGVVKQPTMEGGSKPPPPPMLERRARPQKDQALNCPRCNSTNTKFCYYNNYSLSQPRYFCKTCRRYWTEGGSLRNVPVGGGSRKNKRSTPSAPPPSSASAQAKKLPDLTTPNFPQSASQDPKIHQGQDLNLAYPPAEDYNTVSMSKLIEVPYNTELDKGGLHQNPTSSSTPTSASSHHQLSAMELLKTGIAAASSRGLNSFMPMYNSTHHGFPLQDFKPPHHGLNFSLEGFDNGTYGGLHQGIQEDPTTGGARILFPTVEDLKQQVPSTNEFDHQQNRSQEGSAHGYWNGMLGGGSW, encoded by the exons ATGGACACAGCTCAGTGGGCACAG GGTATTGGAGTGGTTAAACAACCTACTATGGAAGGAGGTTCAaagcctcctcctcctcctatgTTGGAGAGAAGGGCAAGGCCTCAAAAGGATCAAGCTTTGAACTGTCCAAGGTGCAATTCAACCAACACCAAATTCTGCTACTACAACAACTATAGCCTCTCTCAGCCAAGGTACTTTTGCAAGACATGTAGAAGGTATTGGACTGAGGGTGGTTCTCTCAGAAACGTTCCTGTCGGTGGTGGCTCTAGAAAGAACAAAAGATCAACCCCATCAGCGCCACCACCATCATCAGCATCAGCACAAGCAAAGAAGCTTCCTGATCTCACAACACCTAATTTCCCTCAATCTGCTTCCCAGGACCCTAAGATCCACCAAGGCCAAGACCTTAACCTAGCATATCCACCAGCTGAAGACTACAACACTGTGTCCATGTCAAAGCTCATTGAGGTTCCTTACAACACTGAATTAGACAAGGGTGGCCTTCATCAAAACCCTACTTCCTCATCAACACCAACATCTGCATCTTCTCACCATCAGTTGTCTGCCATGGAGCTTCTCAAGACTGGGATTGCTGCTGCTTCCTCAAGGGGTTTGAACTCCTTCATGCCAATGTATAATTCAACTCATCATGGATTTCCCTTGCAAGACTTTAAGCCACCACATCATGGCCTTAACTTCAGTCTTGAGGGGTTTGATAATGGTACTTATGGGGGTCTTCATCAGGGAATTCAAGAGGATCCTACTACTGGTGGTGCACGGATCTTGTTTCCTACTGTGGAGGATTTGAAGCAGCAGGTTCCAAGCACAAATGAGTTTGATCATCAGCAGAATAGAAGTCAAGAGGGTTCAGCTCATGGGTATTGGAATGGCATGTTAGGTGGAGGATCATGGTAg
- the LOC114415577 gene encoding dof zinc finger protein DOF2.5-like isoform X2 encodes MEGGSKPPPPPMLERRARPQKDQALNCPRCNSTNTKFCYYNNYSLSQPRYFCKTCRRYWTEGGSLRNVPVGGGSRKNKRSTPSAPPPSSASAQAKKLPDLTTPNFPQSASQDPKIHQGQDLNLAYPPAEDYNTVSMSKLIEVPYNTELDKGGLHQNPTSSSTPTSASSHHQLSAMELLKTGIAAASSRGLNSFMPMYNSTHHGFPLQDFKPPHHGLNFSLEGFDNGTYGGLHQGIQEDPTTGGARILFPTVEDLKQQVPSTNEFDHQQNRSQEGSAHGYWNGMLGGGSW; translated from the coding sequence ATGGAAGGAGGTTCAaagcctcctcctcctcctatgTTGGAGAGAAGGGCAAGGCCTCAAAAGGATCAAGCTTTGAACTGTCCAAGGTGCAATTCAACCAACACCAAATTCTGCTACTACAACAACTATAGCCTCTCTCAGCCAAGGTACTTTTGCAAGACATGTAGAAGGTATTGGACTGAGGGTGGTTCTCTCAGAAACGTTCCTGTCGGTGGTGGCTCTAGAAAGAACAAAAGATCAACCCCATCAGCGCCACCACCATCATCAGCATCAGCACAAGCAAAGAAGCTTCCTGATCTCACAACACCTAATTTCCCTCAATCTGCTTCCCAGGACCCTAAGATCCACCAAGGCCAAGACCTTAACCTAGCATATCCACCAGCTGAAGACTACAACACTGTGTCCATGTCAAAGCTCATTGAGGTTCCTTACAACACTGAATTAGACAAGGGTGGCCTTCATCAAAACCCTACTTCCTCATCAACACCAACATCTGCATCTTCTCACCATCAGTTGTCTGCCATGGAGCTTCTCAAGACTGGGATTGCTGCTGCTTCCTCAAGGGGTTTGAACTCCTTCATGCCAATGTATAATTCAACTCATCATGGATTTCCCTTGCAAGACTTTAAGCCACCACATCATGGCCTTAACTTCAGTCTTGAGGGGTTTGATAATGGTACTTATGGGGGTCTTCATCAGGGAATTCAAGAGGATCCTACTACTGGTGGTGCACGGATCTTGTTTCCTACTGTGGAGGATTTGAAGCAGCAGGTTCCAAGCACAAATGAGTTTGATCATCAGCAGAATAGAAGTCAAGAGGGTTCAGCTCATGGGTATTGGAATGGCATGTTAGGTGGAGGATCATGGTAg
- the LOC114415578 gene encoding protein yippee-like At4g27745 — protein sequence MAELIGPRLYSCSNCRNHVSLHDDIISKAFHGRNGRAFLFSHAMNIVTGPKEDRHLLTGLHTVADVYCGDCREVLGWKYERAYEASQKYKEGKFILEKSKIAKENW from the exons ATGGCGGAACTGATAGGGCCTCGCTTGTACAGCTGCTCTAATTGTAGGAACCATGTCTCACTCCATGATGATATCATTTCCAAGGCTTTTCAT ggaAGAAACGGCCGAGCCTTTCTGTTTTCCCATGCAATGAATATTGTCACAGGGCCAAAAGAAGACAGACATCTCTTGACTGGCCTCCACACTGTTGCTGATGTTTATTGTGGTGATTGCCGTGAAGTGTTGGGTTGGAAGTATGAAAGAGCTTACGAAGCATCCCAGAAGTACAAGGAAGGAAAGTTCATACTTGAAAAGTCAAAAATTGCTAAGGAGAACTGGTAG